The sequence TAGGGAACGTCTGTGAAGGTGGCggtgctatctttatcagcatcataaaagctgatagcaTTTCAATCACATAAAATATGCCTCCAAGCCGAACTGAAATCTTATCAAAAACATGTTGGGTCTTTTTAATAGCTTTTACATTTATAAAAACCggtcaaactgatgtcatttggaaaTTTCGCAAAAAATCTttcacgttttttttttttttgttataaACTTTTCTCCCGGGTCCTACATGTCTTTGCTGCAAAAGAAGCAGAGATGAACGAGAAAACAAACTTTACCGATGTCAAGTAGACTGAAACAATAATTCTATGGATTAATTACATTTTGGTTAAGGGATTACTTAGTCTTCTAGGTCAACTAGTAATGACAGTAGAGGAGCTACATTTAGGCCTATCTAATTACAaacaagttgactaacaaataaCCTACCAAAATGTTGGAAATGATAAGCAGAAACATAGGCCTATATAAAAAGGCCTGTACAAAAATAGTTCTGCCATCTGACTGTAGGCCCACAGTGCATTTTCTATATTTGTGGGTTAGGGTCGGGGGCAGGCCTCATATTTTATATTTGGGCGGTTGCGGATGTGTTAGTGAAGGTGAAGGTGAACAAACAGCAGAACCACACTTCACATGTGTGCGAACGTGTGTAAGCGTTGGTGTGTATCAGACATAGCGCTTGTTCTCCTCCAGGTAGTTGTAGGGGTCTCCCTCGAAGGGCAGGGGCGGAGGGTGGTTGTAGATACCCATGAGGAAGATGACGATGGTGCCTGCTGTCATGACTGGGGTGACCAGGAACAGACACAGACGGTCCACAGTACGAGCTATACCAATCCAGTTATCCTTCTCCTATGGGTGGagcagagagaagatgagagggggGGGAGTCAGCAAGCATTGCATTCATGTATGTCATGATCACCTTTATTGAGCCGTAATGACACATACTAGTGActgaagcctttgttacagaCCCAAGTCCCACTGGGGAGTTTAACATGAATAggataatgtattgtattatatctaatgttctgtgcctccctcctttccccctgcccctccccctctttctctccatttcccccctcctctcttaccTCGTTGTAGTCATTCTTGTCATGCATGTGTTTGACAATGTAGTTGGCTCCATCCACACCAGGCTTCATCTCAGAGTATAGCTGCTCTGTCACCTCTCCATCTGACTGGGGCttcacagctacacacacacaaagtaaggAATCATATACCTTCCCGTACATAACATTCACTATAGAAGATTGTGCATGTTCatgtgtctgttctctgtgcCTATATATGTGTGTCTGCTCTGTGTACCTGCCGCAGGTGTAGCCCGTGTGGCCAGTCCATGTCTCTCAGACTGTTTCTCAAACATCAGCTCGCTGCGTGACTTCACACTGTAGTACTCTTCCGCCTTAGCAATGTAACCAACGGAGCTAGATCGCCTTGGCAACGCCCCCTCCCAGCTAGACTCTGACTCTGCAGGGCGGGACATCCGTAGCAGGCGGGGCAACCTCTCCAGGAAgaactagtggaggagaggacacagacacacacagagacacaaacacagagacacacacacacacagagagacacacacacacacagacacacaaaaccaTGTCACATTTTAGTTTAAATTGCAGTTGCAGGTATCCATGGAGTAACAATTAGGCCTGCTCTACTCCTTGTGTAGTCTGTGTGTACCTCTCTAGTCCACTCTGTCATGATGTGTGTACTGGGGCTCCTGAAGTGCAGGTTGAGGACCACCACGCAGTGCAACACCACCACCGTAACCAGAACCATGATGAACATCAGATACCTAcacacatgtatgcacacacagacagaagacacacacacacacacacaccatgatcaTCATGGGGATTCTTCTCAAAATCAAACAACTGGTAactgcaacacaaacacacaaacagtgtGTCTAtgaaacacaaacacatacaaaagGGTGCGTGTGTCCTACTTGACAATAAGTGGTATAGCCATGGAGGTCTCCGGCAGTCTCTGTGAGATCAGCAGCAGGAACACAGACTGAGCCAGCAGCACCGAGATGGACAGAGTCATCTTCTCcccacctagacacacacacacagtattcacTGTGGACGTAGTGTGGTAGTTAGGTAGTACGGTCAGGGTTCATGGAAGAGGTAAGTTATAAGAGGTTAAGGGTATACTTACTGTCAGCTGGTAAGTAGTAGACCAGTGTAGCCATAAAGGAGATGAGGACAGAGGGGATTATGATGTTGACGATATAGAACAGAGGTTTGCGTTTGATGATGAGATAGAAGGTGATGTCCTGGTGCTTGTTGCTCTCTATAGGGATATTCTTATAGGTGTTCCTACGGGCCGGTTTATGAATGATCTCCCACTCTCCATTCTctatagggggagggagagatgaaagtGAGCGATGAGTGGTTTAAATACTGGCATTTCTATGGGCTGGCTTATGGATgattcagcagagagagagagagagagagagagagagagagagagagagagagagagagagagagagagagtgtgtgtgtgtgtgtgtgtgtgtgtgtgtgtgtgtgtgtgtgtgtgtgtgtgtgtgtgtgtgtgtgtgtgtgtgtgtgtgtgtgtgtgtgtgtgtgtgtgtgtgtgtgtgtgtgtgtgtgtgtgtgtgtgtgtgtgtacctgtgaaccCTGCAGGGTCTATGATGATCCACTCCACCTTGTAGGACTTGTCATCTTCCAGCTCCTCTTTCAGCTGCATGGTGATCTCCTTAGCATTGTAGGTCAGGGAGCTGCATCATGGGAAACAGAGTtttacgtttgtgtgtgtgtgtgtgtgtgtgtgtgtgtgtgtgtgtgtgtgtgtgtgtgtgtgtgtgtgtgtgtgtgtgtgtgtgtgtgtgtgtgtgtgtgtgtgtgtgtgtgtttgtgtgtgtgtgtgtgcgtgcctgcgtttgtgtgtatgtgtgtgtggggggggggggtcagaccCTTCCTTACGTGAACTTGAGAGTGCAGTTCTGCCAGTCGAAGGGGAAGTAGTTGACGTTGATGGCACAGGAGGATCTGAAGATGGCTGGCGGCAGCCAGTACACATAGCCTTCCGGATTGATCAATACGTTACAGTAGTACGCCACCTGGAACTGGGCATCGTTACTGACACACACCCACAGCAATATATTAGAGTAAGAAACAGTCTGGAACTGGGCATCGTTACTGACACACACCCACAGCAATATATTAGAGTAAGAAACAGTCTGGAACTGGGCATCGTTACTGACACACACCCACAGCAATATATTAGAGTAAGAAACAGTCTAGAACTGGGCATCGTTACTGACACACACCCACAGCAATATATTAGAGTAAGAAACAGTCTGGAACTGGGCATCGTTACTGACACACACCCACAGCAATATATTAGAGTAAGAAACAGTCTGGAACTGGGCATCGTTACTGACACACACCCACAGCAATATATTAGAGTAAGAAACAGTCTGGAACTGGGCATCGTTACTGACACACACCCACAGCAATATATTAGAGTAAGAAACAGTCTGGAACTGGGCATCGTAAGACAGAGCAGAAAAGGATAACAGACCCAGATAAGATGAGGGTGTGTGTTACTTGTTCTCTAGGACGATCTCCGGCAGCCACACCATGCTGGGCGGGAGGCGCAGGACATCGATATCATCAAACTCAGTGGTGTTCCAAGACAGCCTGGTGTCATACCAGCCCtggacacacacagtgaacaatGTGAGAGTGTATGTGAATAGGAAactgttatagatgtattatactTATAAAGATACACAGTGATAAGACCAACTGGTTGAAATAAAGCAGAATAATATACTCACATGTTCCATCCACACATTGGTCAGCAGAGTCTCGGTTACCTctttctacagagagagagagagagagagagagagagagagagagagagagagagagagagagagagagagagagagagagagagagagagagagagagacagagacagagacacagagagagagagagagagagagagagagagagagagagagagagagacagagagagagagagagagagagagagagagagagagagagagagagacagagagagagagagagagagagagagagagagagagagagagagagagagagagagagagagagagagagagagagagagagagagagagagagagagagagagagagagagagagagagagagagagagagagagagagagagagagagagagagagagagagagagagagagagagagagagagagagagagagagagagagagagagagagagagagagagagagagagagagagagagagagagagagagagagagagagagagagagagagagagagagaaggcggtTTTTCTACATTCTCCAGGTTGTTCAGGCTGACTGGATTGTGGTCCTCTGtgtgacatacagtaccagtcaaaagattggacacacacagggttttctttattttcactattttctacattgtagaataatagtgaagacatcaaaactatgaaataacacatatggaatcatgtagtaaccaagaaagtgttaaacaaatctaaatatattttatatttgagattcttcaaagtagccaccctttgccatgatgacagctttggcattctctcaaccagcttcaaccaGCTTCTCAAccagttacctggaatgcatttcaaataaaagatgtgccttgctaaaagttcatttgtggaatgtatttccttctCAATGCGTtcgagccaatcaattgtgttgtgacaaggtaggggtagtatacagaagatagccctaataggtaaaagaccaagtccatattatggcaagaacagctcaaataggcaaagagaaacaacagtctatcattactttaagacatgaaggtcagtcaatccggaaaatgtcaagaactttgaaagtttcttcaagtgcagtcgcaaaaaccatcaagcgctatgatgaaactggctctcatgaagaccgccacaggaaaggaagacccagagttgtctctgctgcagaggatacgttcattagagataccagcctcagaaactgcagccaaaataaaagtaacagacatctcaacatcaactgtccagagaagactgtgtgaatcaggccttcatggtcaaatttctgcaaagaaaccactactaaagggcaCCAAGAAacgcaagcaatggacattagaccggtggaaatctctcctttgctctgatgagtccaaattttagatttttggttccaaccgctgtgtctttgtgagacgtagagtaggtgaacggatgatctccgtacttgtggttcccaccgtgaagcatggaggaggtggtgtgatggtgtgggggtgctttgctggtgacactgtgtgtgtggtttatttagaattcaagacataCTGAACTAGCATGgcgaccacagcattctgcagcgataggcCATCccatcttttatttatttttatttaacctttatttaaccaggtaggctagttgagaacaagttcccatttgcaactgcgacctggccaagataaagcgtagcaattcgacacatacaacaacaccgAGTTAgatatggaataaacaaaacatacagtcaataatacagtagaacaaaagaaaacaaaaagtatatatacagtgagtgcaaatgaggtaagttaaggaaataaacaggccatggtggcgaattacaatatagcaattaaacactggaatggtagatcggcagaagatgaatgtgcaggcagagatattggggtgcaaaggagcaaaataaataaataccagtatggggatgaggtaggtagatgggctgtTAACAGATAGGCTaggtacaggtgcagtgatctgtaaactgctctgacagctggtgcttaaagctagtgagggagatgtgagtctccagcttaagagatttttgtaattcgttccagtcatgggcagcagagaactggaaggaaagacgaccaaaggaggaattggctttgggggtgaccagtgagatatacctgctggagcgtgtgctacgagtgggtgctgctatggtgaccagtgagctgagataaggcgggtctttacctagcagagacttgtagataacctgtagccaatgggtttggcgacgagtatgaagcgagggccaaccaacgagagcgtacaggtcgcaatggtgggtagtgtatgtggctttggtgacaaaacggatggcactgtgatagactgcatccagtttgttgagtagagtgttggaggctattttatagatgacatcaccaaagtcgaggatcggtaggatggtcagttttacgagggtatgtttggcagcatgagtgaaggatgcttatataggaagccgattctagatttaattttggattggagatgtgagtctggaaggagagtttacagtctaaccagacacccaggtatttgtagttgtccacgtattctaagtcagagccgtccagagtagtgatgctggacgggcgagcaggtgcgggcagcgatcgaaaaaaaagcatacatttagttttacttgcgtttaagagcagttggaggccacagaagtagagttgcatggcattgaagctcgtctggaggttagttaacacagtgtccaaggaggggccagaagtatacagaatggtgtcgtctgcgtagaggtggatcagagaatcaccagcagcaagagcaacatcattgatgtatacataaaagagagtcggcccgagaattgaaccctgtagttggtagttggtaaaccaggcaaggcaatcatttgagaaaccaaggctgtcgagtctgccaataagaatgttgtgattgacagagtcgaaagccttagccaggtcgatgaatacggctgcacagtaatgtttcttatcgatggcggtaatgatgtcgtttagaaccttgagcgtggctgaggtgcacccatgaccagctctgaaaccagattgcatagcggagaaggtatggtgggattcgaaatggtcagttatctgtttgttaacttggctttcgaagaccttagaaaggcagggtaggatagatataggcctgtagcagtttgggtctagagtgtctccccctttgaagagggggatgaccgcggcagctttccaatctttgggaatctcagacgatacgaaagagaggttgaacaggctagcaataggggttgcaacaatttcggcagataattttagaaagagagggtccagattgtctagcccggctgatttgtaggggtccagattttgcagctctttcagaacatcggctatctgaatttgggtaaaggagaaatggtggggactttggcgggttgctgtggagggtgccgggcagttgaccggggtaggggtagccatgtggaaagcatggccagctgtagagaaatgcttattgaaattctcaattatagtggatttatcggtggtgacaatgtttcctagcctcagagcagtgggcagctgggagaaggtgctcttattctccatggactttacagtgtcccagaacttttttgagttagtactacaggattcaaatttctgtttgaaaaagcttgccttagcttttctaactgcctgtgtatatttgttcctaacttccctgaaaagtttcatatcacggggactattcgatgctaatgcagaacgccacaggatgtttttgtgctggtcaaggacagACAGGTCTGGcttgaaccaaggactatatctattcttagttctacattttttgagaggTGCGTACTTATTAAAGGttgtgaggaaggcacttttaaagaatagccaggcatcatctactgacgggatgaggtcaatgtcattccagcataccccggccaggtcgattagaaaggcctgctcacagaagtgtttcagggagcgtttgacagtgaggaGGGGTGTtagtttggtcgcagacccattacggatgcaggcaatgaggcagtgatcgctgagatcttgattgaaaacagcagaggtgtatttggagggcgaattagttaggatgacatctatgagggtgcccctGTTTACTGATTtcgggttgtacctggtaggttcattgatcatttgtgtgagatcgAGGGCATCAAAAttagtttgtaggatggccgggtgttaaacatatcccagtttaggtcatctagtagcacgagctcagaagatagatggggggcaatcagttcacatatagtATCGAggacacagctgggggcagagggaggtctatagcaagcggaaacagtgagagacttgtttctggaaaggttcatttttagaagtagaagctcaaatggtttgggtacagacttagaaagtaatacagaactctgcaggctatctttgtagtagattgcaacaccgccccctttggcagttctatcttggcggaaaacatTATAGTTAGaaatggagatttcagggtttttggtagTTTTccaaagccaggattcagacaaggctaagacatccgggttggcagagtgtgctaaagcagtgagtaaaacaaacttagggagtaggcttctaatgttaacatgcatgaaaccaaggcttttacgtttatagaagtcaacaaatgagagcacctggggggtgggagtggagctaggcactgcaggacctggattaacctccacatcaccagaggaacagaggaggagtaggataagggtacggttaaagactatacgaactggccgtctagcacgttcagaacagagagtaaaaagagcagatttctgggcacgatagcatagattcaaggcatagtgtacagacaaaggtaaggtaggatgtaagtacattggaggtaaacctaggcattgagtaatgaagagagagatatagtctctagagatgtttaaaccaggtgatgtcatcgtatatgtaggaggtggaacaacatggttgccttgagcagggctagaggctctacagtgaaataagacagtaatcactaaccaggacagttccaagtagctctaggtagctagcaggccgatattgtagcccaggagtatgcttcggtggtagcacaggagccctggccgggctagcttcaagctaaattggtgcttgctctgggatggaaacgctagccaggagtagtcatccgggattgcggttagctagttgtgaagatccagatgaaaatgttcagtttgcggtaggaatccgtggataaaaataacaggtccgttatgctctggttagagtcacgttgttcgaactggcgagagctttctgagctgaaggttagctgatggcaatggtttgctgactgatatctggtagttagctggctagattgtagttagctggctagcttcagttgagagattccagatccgaagtaaatataaatactttaggaaataaagcagatccacaccacattgggtgaggcgggttgcaggagagtatttagatgatgaggtttagcaaaatattttaaaggatatgcgacgaaaaatatgtaaaacaatatatacaagggacacgacaggacaaggacgtctgactgctacgccatcttggatcataAGTTGGGTTGCACTTAGTGGTGTAACGAATGtctttgggagaaggagaggaggaccaaagtgcagcgtggtacataTCCATTATACTTTTAATCCAGAATGAATACAcgaacaaaaacaacagaacgatAAACGAACAGTTCTGAAAGTTGCAACAAACACTaaccagaaaataactacccaccaCCCATAgtggaaaaacaggctgcctaagtatggttctcattgagagacaacgatcgacagctgcctctgattgggaaccataccaggccaaacacagaaattcAAAACCTAGactacacaacatagaatgcccaccccaactcacgccctgaccaaactcaAATAGAGACATACAAAAGGGACTAAGGTCAGGAGTGGGACtagcatttgtttttcaacaggacaatgacccaacacacctccatgccgtgtaagggctatttgaccaagaaggagagtgatggagtgcggAGGCAGATGACCTGACGTCCGCAATCTCCCaagctcaacccaattgagatggttgggATGAGTTCGACcgcagggtgaaggaaaagcaaccaaaaaGTGTTCAGCATAactggaactccttcaaggctgttggaaaagcattctgggtgtagctggttgagagaatgccaagagtgtgcaaagctgtcatcaagtcaaagggtggttattagaaaatatatttagatttgtttaacactttattggttactacatgattccatatgtgttatttcatagttgtgatgtattcactattattgtacaatgtaaaaaatagtaaaaataaagaaaaaacccttgaatgagtaggtgtgtctaaacttttgactggtactgtacatccatGAGGATCAAACTGGGCTATtaataacaaacacacacacacacacacacacacacacacacacacacacacacacacacacacacacacacacacacacacacacacacacacacacacacacacacacacacacacacacacacacacacacacaggagcagaGGACCCAGAAACACCACAGAGACGCATACCAGTTAcaaacacattgacacatccacacacacacagagtggtcATACCAGAGAGATGAGGTTAGAGAGTGTGAGGGCGATGTACACAACGACAGCTTCGCCCTGTTTGTCTACGGGCCGGAGGTCCTTGTTGTAAGCCTTCTCCTTGAACAGATGTTGAATCAACCGCTCTTCCTCATTCCTGGCCaaacactctgacacacacacacacaagtcaatgCACAGATACATTCATAATAGGCTTCGAACAGCAATATTCATAGGATTGAATAATAGGGTACTTGTATTAAATAGCCCACATAGTAGCCTCAATCCAATGGAGAGTAGCCCTTtgctgcagtcaaatgacctagtggcatCATGGGTCGAATATTATTCATACTTTTCATAtttaataaatataaatacattaaataaacaatgaaaatccagtgtttctatgtcaGTTTTGTTACATTTCAGTCTTATGTGACATATAGTATAATAAactataaagtgtaatattgggatgcaaactcaaaatgtaatatcTTTCAACTTTGTATGTGACATGGTACAGGcgtcttctttttttaagcccataaccatgtgtttgaggtatatacttttgtttcatggtagatttgtttaagactaccaagaaacactgtgactctgatttagcccactgcagtaaaatgttTTAAGAAGTCTTGGACATTGAACCAGTGTGTGTAGTAAATCACAAGCCTAATACTGATCATA is a genomic window of Oncorhynchus gorbuscha isolate QuinsamMale2020 ecotype Even-year linkage group LG12, OgorEven_v1.0, whole genome shotgun sequence containing:
- the chrnd gene encoding acetylcholine receptor subunit delta — its product is MDNFFKVPESVRCRTAMNCRLLGPGALVLFAVLVTECLARNEEERLIQHLFKEKAYNKDLRPVDKQGEAVVVYIALTLSNLISLKEVTETLLTNVWMEHGWYDTRLSWNTTEFDDIDVLRLPPSMVWLPEIVLENNNDAQFQVAYYCNVLINPEGYVYWLPPAIFRSSCAINVNYFPFDWQNCTLKFTSLTYNAKEITMQLKEELEDDKSYKVEWIIIDPAGFTENGEWEIIHKPARRNTYKNIPIESNKHQDITFYLIIKRKPLFYIVNIIIPSVLISFMATLVYYLPADSGEKMTLSISVLLAQSVFLLLISQRLPETSMAIPLIVKYLMFIMVLVTVVVLHCVVVLNLHFRSPSTHIMTEWTREFFLERLPRLLRMSRPAESESSWEGALPRRSSSVGYIAKAEEYYSVKSRSELMFEKQSERHGLATRATPAAAVKPQSDGEVTEQLYSEMKPGVDGANYIVKHMHDKNDYNEEKDNWIGIARTVDRLCLFLVTPVMTAGTIVIFLMGIYNHPPPLPFEGDPYNYLEENKRYV